The following is a genomic window from Leptotrichia sp. OH3620_COT-345.
CAAAAAATATTATCATTATTAATCCTGTAGCTATAATATCATCATGAAGCATTGAAAGCCATTTAGGTAATTTAAGGTCATCCAGTTTCTTTTTGGGATTTCCCAACTTTGGTGCTAATTTATCAGCTACCCATATTGCAAACATTTGCTGATGCCCTATGGCAAATCCTGCATTTTCAGTTAATCTTTGAGTAGGTTCAACAGATAAGTTTGATCCTACAGCCCAGTAAATTCCAGCAAAAATTCCTACTAATACTATTCCTGTTATGTTCTGGAATTGAGGAAATAAAAAGAAAATCATCCATGTTGCTGTTGAAGCTTGCTGTTGCATTATATGTCCTGTTATAAATAATGTTCTTACTTTTGTCACTTTTCTAAATAATACGAGCAATATATTTATAATAAACCCTATTAACAATGCCATCATTACTGATGCCGCCAATCCCTGTTTTGAAGGATCTTTCGCTATTATTCCTTTGATTCCTTCATCTACAGCCTGTAATCCGAAATAAGGATCTATAACCGCCGCATCTAACTGAAATTTTGTTTTTAAAGCTGCAAGTATAGGTCTGAAAGTTACTACAAGTCCCCCCGCACCTACATTTAATATCATATATCCGACAGTAGCTTTTATAAATCCTCCGACTGCTTCATATATCTTTTTACCCATAAAAAGATAACCTACAAACACTAATAAACCTACAAAAAACTCAGGTTTAGTCAAAATATTCTGTCCAAACATTGTTCCTATTTTCATTAAAAAGTTCATTTTCTTCTCCTTTTAAAATATATTTTATTTAATAAATAGAATATTGCAATATGTTTTTCCGGACTTTGAATTATATTGCATTTCTTTTTTATTTTTTTATAAGAATGATTTAAATGGTAAATCAGGTTCTATTGTAAATGCATCTTCAAATCCTCTTGGATACATGTATTCCATATCGTCTTTATTGTCAGGAAATACAAATTTTCCACCCGGTTGCCATATATAAGGTTTAAATTTATATTTCATTCTATCTTTTCTGTAATTCCATAATAAAGTAATTTCTTTCGGATCAGCCATAAAGTTTGACCATATATCATGATGTAAAGGTATAACTACTTCTGTTTTTAATTCTTCTGCCACTCTCAATACGTCGGATGAAGTCAACTTATCAGTCATTCCTCTCGGATTTTCTCCATATCCTACAAAAGCAACATCTACTTTATTTTCATTACCATGCTTCACAAAATAGTTCGAGTGGTGTGAATCTCCTGCATTATATATATTTCCACCTGTTGTTTCTATAAGATAATTCACCGCCATATCATCCATATCAGGAGGCAACTTATCTTTTAAGACAACATCATCATCTACTGTCAGTAACATTGTTCTGTCAAAAGACTCCAACATTTTTATTTTAGTATCTTTTATACTTATTACATCCCCCGGTCTCACCGTTACCAATCTTTCTTCAGGAACTCCCCATTTTTTCCATATTTCCGTACATGTTTTTGGACCTACAAATTTCGCTTCAGGACAGTTTTTCAAAACTGCTGCGGCAACATTCTGATCTATATGATCACTGTGAGAATGTGTTGCAAGTAATGCATCCAAATCTCTAATTGCAAAAGGGTCAATAACACAAGGCGTAGTTCTCAAATTCGGCTGCAATGCAACACATCCTACTGCTCTCTGATGCTGGTGTTTAGGTTTCATCAGTTTATTTTTACTCGATCTTTTTCCTGTAGCAACCCATAAATCCATACAGATATTTGCATTTCCTTCAGTTTTTACCCAAAGGCCCATATTTCCAAGCCACCACATAGCAACTGTTCCCGGCTCTACTACAGTCTCTTCAATCTCTTCATTTAACCATGTTCCCCATTCAGGAAAAGTACTTAAAATCCATGATTCTCTCGTAATTTCATCTAACTTAGCCATTTTTCCTCCTAAAAATCTGTTAATTTTCAATAATTGTTAGTAATTTATTTTTTGTGTTTACTATTTATTAACAATGTTATACCTCGATTTTTTAAAAAGTCAATAGCAAAAAGAAAATTTTTTTCATTTTCTTTTACAATTTGTTAACAGTGTATATTCTTTTAATATTAAACCTTTTAACATTTTCATTCCATTTTTAGTCAAAAAAAATTATTTATTTATATTTTACTTGTATTTTTTTGGAATAAAAACTTTATTTTTCCTTTTATATATTGAAAAACATCAAAAAAAGGAAAGTATCGTTTTATTCCTTTCAAATTATTCCTGATTATTGAATAACCCGCTCTAATAACGTATAATTATACTTCTTTGAATATTATCATATATTTTTTCAACATAATAACTTCTAGATTAAAAGGTTTTATTTTTAATAAACTACATCTTCTGTCGGATAAAAGTTACTTTCATCTGATATTTTTGAAAAATTTTTAAACAGCTCAATATATTCTCTATTATAAAAAAGACTTGTTTTATTTGTAGGAACATGATGATTGATTTTAACACCATAACCGCATCATCATCGTACGGATCATACACATATATTCTTAAGTTGAAATTTGCAGGTAAATCCCCTTCATTGATAAGATATTCAATATTTTCTATTTTACTTAAATAATCTAATAAATTTTTTACTGTCAGTTCTTTCCTTTCTTTTTTATTAAAAACAAACCCTATTTTAAGTTTTTCTCCATCAGAATAATACACCATATAATAATATTATTATTGTTACAATAAATTTTATCGATTAAACGTTTTTATTATAAGTCTAAGAAGGTAGTCGTCAGGATTAGCTATTCAATTACAAGTTCCTGAACTGAAATAGCCAAAAATAATAAAAAAATTATTCTCTTCATAATGTCCCTCCAATTTTTATTTATATCATACTTCAATTTTCCAGAAAAAAAAGCCCTTTTACAGGCTTTTATTTTTTTATTATCTTTTATTTTTTCTTTTTGTTGATATCATCTACTAAGTACATCTACACCTAAAACTATAACACATCCTACTCATATAAAACCGGCTTTCTTTACTAAACTCTAATATATTACATCCAAATATTACATATTAATTCAAGCTGCTTTATATTTTTAGCTTATATGTGTTGGTGCCCGAGGCCGGAGTCGAACCGGCACGATATCACTATCGACGGATTTTGAGTCCGTTGCGTCTACCAATTTCACCACTCGGGCTAAACTACTTACTGTACTATTTTAATAAATTTCATTGAATATGTCAACTATTATTTTTAATTTTCTTTCTAACTACTAAAAATTTGTTTAAATCCCTTCTTTTAAACTCTTCTTTGCAAATAATATAAACTATAAAAATACATAAGATTATAATTTATAAGATAAAAATATTGAATATAAATTCAACATTCAAATATTTCAACGGATATTTCATGCTTTTTTGAAAAAATTCCATAAAAAACTATCAACACAAATTTCATTAAAATTCAAAAATCTCCGTTCACCGTAAAAACAAAAAAAGTTTTTACAATTCTAACTTTATACATTTTTCAGGCTGTTAAATCTCAATACTGAAAAAACTGAAATACATAAAAAATAATTTTGAGTGAAAGCATATCTAAACTGTAATTTTTTAAATGATAAAAATCTCAAAAGACCATATGCGTTTATTTTTTATTCACTAAACTTTATTTTCTTTTCCAGCTCTTCATACCGTTCAGTTCCGATTATTTTTTCCAGCTCGATATTTGATCTTATATTTCCTTTTTTTATTTCAAGTAGCAATTTTTTTATTTCTTTTTTGGTAAATCCTATTATTTTCAGTTTTTCTTCATTAGAGTTATTTATATTATATTTTATATAATTTCTTTCTTTATAGTTTTTCTCAGGATTTTTTATTTTTTCACTGTCTACAAATAAATATTTTTCTGCCTGTTTTAATCCTGTTTCACCAAATCTCGGAATATTCTTCAACTCCTGTATATCTGAAATAATACCTATTTTCTCTCTGAATTCTATTAATTTATCAGCTTTTGCTTTAGAAAATCCCATTTTCAGCAACTGCTCATACTCCACATCATTTACATCAAATTTTTCCGCTACTTTTGTCAAATTATTTTCTTTTACGGCTTCATCTTTCCTGTAAACCACTTCTTCATTAATTTCAATATCAGGAATATTTCGTTCCTCAATAAACAATCTTAAAAAATTTCCTAAAATCAAAAGTACAATAAATACAACAATCTTCTTTACTTTCATATCTCTGTTCCTCCCTCAATTAAATTTCCCTTTTATATTTTTATTTATTATCTTCTCTGAAACAATACAGCTTTTTTAATTCTTGTTTTTTATTTTCCAGCCTTTCTTCCACCTCATTTATCCAAACTAAAGGATCTTTAGGATTAATAAATCTTTTTATATTATCTTTCCCGTTATCCTTCCATATAAGTTTGGTTATTGCCCCTGCTCCTATTCCGATTATTACTTTATTTTCTTCTATCATCTCGATGTTATATATGGATTCACACCCGAGCAGGGAATATCCTAAATTCTCACCCCAATGAAAACTATTTTTCTGTCTGTACATATAATACGGATAAAGATTTTTTTCAGTGGTTATTTCATTCAATTTTTCAAATATTTTTTCATAATTCAGTTTATTGCCATGTTTATAATTTTCCTTATTTAATTTACTTGCATTTTTTATTGCAAGATTATGTATTGTAAAATTTTCAGGATTATATTTCTTTACTTTTTCCAATGTATACAAAATATCTTCAGTTGTTTCCCCCGGAAGCCCAAAAATTAAATCCATATTTATTTTCAAATTTAATTTTTTAGCAATATTATAAACTTTATCAAACTCTTCTTTGTTGTGATACCTGTTTACAAGTTTTAATGTTTTATCATTAAATGACTGAGGATTTATACTTATTTTATTTACCTCATATTTTTTTATAATCTTAAGTTTTTCTTCATTTAATGTATCTATTCTTCCCGCTTCAAATGTAAATTCTTTCAAATCATTGAAATCATAATTCTCTTTTATTGTTCCAAGTAAAATTTCTATTTCCCTTTCAGATAGTATTGACGGTGTTCCCCCTCCTATATATATTATACTTATTTTAATCCCCAATTCTCTTACCATTTTCAAAGTTTCCTTTATTTCTTTTATTAACGTTTCAAAATATTCATCATATCTTTCAGCATATTTTCCTTTTAAAAGGTATGCAGGAAATGAGCAGTAAGTGCATTTCGTAGGACAGTAAGCTATTCCTATATATATTCCCGCCGTTTTTCTGTCAAGATACGATTGCTGTCTTTTTACTATTTCCAAAAGAAGTTTTGATTTTTCATCATTTACCAAATACACATTTTTCAATATATCTTCAATTTCCTTATAAGATAATCCCATATCAAGAAATCTTCTTACTATTTTTGTAGGTCTTACTCCTATAAGTGCCCCCCATTTATAATCATTTTCTTTGTCAAAAAGTTTTAATAAAGATACTTTTACCATAACTTCCTGTTGATCGTTATAAGTAAGTCCTATTTTTTTATATTGAAAATTTATTTTCCCCCTGTCATGTCCTTTTTCAGGAAATGTATTATCTTTTAAAACAGTTTCAACCTTAATAATATTATTTTTTTCAGTTACATTTATATATACCTTTTTTTTAGAAGTTTCATCAAGAATATCATAATACTCAGGCAAAAGAACTCTTACAAATTCTTCCAGTTTATTTTCATTCATTTTTATATTGCAAAATATCATCGGCTACTTTATAACTCCTTTAAAATAAAGAATAAATACAATAATTCCTAAAACAATTCTATAATATCCGAATATTTTGAAATCATGTTTTTTTATATAATTCATAAATATTTTTATTACTGCATAGGCAAATATAAATGACATTACAAATCCGACAGAAATTAAAAACCATTCATATCCTGTAAGTTTGGTTCCTATTTTTACTATTTTCAATAGAGTAGCACCCGTCATTGTAGGAATTGCCAGAAAAAAAGAAAACTCCGTTGCCGCTACTCTACTCAATCCCAAAAATACTCCTCCGATAATTGTTACTGCAGACCTTGACGTTCCCGGTATCATTGCAAGACACTGAAACAATCCTATTCCTATTATTTTTGAAATAGACAGACTCCCGATATCAGAAATACCTTTTGTTTCTTTTCTATTTGTTTCTATCCATATTAAAATTATGCCGTAAAATACAAGCATAACTGCCACAACTAATGAATTAAAAAAATATCTGTCTATTATATCATCAAATAATAGCCCTAAAATGACTGCAGGTAGTACTGCAATAATAATTTTTATCCATTTTAGAATTATTTCTCCACTTTCTTTTTTTTCGAGCTTTTTTGAAAATGGCCAAAGCTGTTCCCAAAAATATACAACTACAGACATTATAGCTCCTAGTTGAATTATTATCTTAAAAGCATTTACAAAAATTTCATTATCGGAAAGTCTTAAAAAACTATCTGCAATTATCATATGCCCAGTACTGCTTACAGGTATAAATTCAGTTAATCCTTCGATCAAGCTTAATATTGTTACTTTCAGAATGTCAAAAATCATTAGTTTTTCTCCTTTATAATCACCACAGCTTTATTCTTTTAAACATTATAGCATATTTTACTTATTCTTTCATAAATTATTTATAAACTTTCTAAGCTTTTTGAAAAAATCAACAAACCTTTCCAACCTTTTTTGTAAAAAAAATTACACTAAAAAACTATCCAACTTAAATTATTTCATATTAAAAAACACTTCATGCACTAAAAAATCATAAACTTGTTTTACTCAAACAACAATTTTTCTTTATGTTTATTCCCTTATTTTTTTGTTGAATAATTTGAATGTCGGATTTTAACTTCTATTTTAGTTTTACGTATCTATTTAACTATATTCTTAATTCTTATTTGAAATCATTTATATTATTTTTATTCTTCGATACTCAAAATTTTTCCGAGAAAATATAATATTATCCTATTCAAAAAAACTGATGTTTATGTATAGTAAGTTTGCAGTTTTTCAAATATAACAAACATTTTTGAGGATTAAAAAAATTTTACAGTCAATAACAGAAATATGAGGGTGACAATGAG
Proteins encoded in this region:
- a CDS encoding helix-hairpin-helix domain-containing protein, whose protein sequence is MKVKKIVVFIVLLILGNFLRLFIEERNIPDIEINEEVVYRKDEAVKENNLTKVAEKFDVNDVEYEQLLKMGFSKAKADKLIEFREKIGIISDIQELKNIPRFGETGLKQAEKYLFVDSEKIKNPEKNYKERNYIKYNINNSNEEKLKIIGFTKKEIKKLLLEIKKGNIRSNIELEKIIGTERYEELEKKIKFSE
- the ulaG gene encoding L-ascorbate 6-phosphate lactonase, translated to MAKLDEITRESWILSTFPEWGTWLNEEIEETVVEPGTVAMWWLGNMGLWVKTEGNANICMDLWVATGKRSSKNKLMKPKHQHQRAVGCVALQPNLRTTPCVIDPFAIRDLDALLATHSHSDHIDQNVAAAVLKNCPEAKFVGPKTCTEIWKKWGVPEERLVTVRPGDVISIKDTKIKMLESFDRTMLLTVDDDVVLKDKLPPDMDDMAVNYLIETTGGNIYNAGDSHHSNYFVKHGNENKVDVAFVGYGENPRGMTDKLTSSDVLRVAEELKTEVVIPLHHDIWSNFMADPKEITLLWNYRKDRMKYKFKPYIWQPGGKFVFPDNKDDMEYMYPRGFEDAFTIEPDLPFKSFL
- a CDS encoding undecaprenyl-diphosphate phosphatase, whose protein sequence is MIFDILKVTILSLIEGLTEFIPVSSTGHMIIADSFLRLSDNEIFVNAFKIIIQLGAIMSVVVYFWEQLWPFSKKLEKKESGEIILKWIKIIIAVLPAVILGLLFDDIIDRYFFNSLVVAVMLVFYGIILIWIETNRKETKGISDIGSLSISKIIGIGLFQCLAMIPGTSRSAVTIIGGVFLGLSRVAATEFSFFLAIPTMTGATLLKIVKIGTKLTGYEWFLISVGFVMSFIFAYAVIKIFMNYIKKHDFKIFGYYRIVLGIIVFILYFKGVIK
- a CDS encoding PTS ascorbate transporter subunit IIC, whose translation is MNFLMKIGTMFGQNILTKPEFFVGLLVFVGYLFMGKKIYEAVGGFIKATVGYMILNVGAGGLVVTFRPILAALKTKFQLDAAVIDPYFGLQAVDEGIKGIIAKDPSKQGLAASVMMALLIGFIINILLVLFRKVTKVRTLFITGHIMQQQASTATWMIFFLFPQFQNITGIVLVGIFAGIYWAVGSNLSVEPTQRLTENAGFAIGHQQMFAIWVADKLAPKLGNPKKKLDDLKLPKWLSMLHDDIIATGLIMIIFFGIIMWILGPEFFTAKFGKCVVENGVQTCPIVNPNGVATGAFDPKKLLFGTYIVSTTLLFAVYLTILKTGVRMFVSELTLSFQGISNKILPGSLPAVDCAASYGFGSPSAVLFGFLVGTIAQFVSIAGLLIFKSPIFIITGFVPVFFDNATIAVYADKRGGARAALILSALSGVLQVLCGAVAVALFQLKGGWHGNIDQSTVWLAQGFVMKYLGMAGYILIIVLMLLVPQIQYIKSKNKEQYYEGTVELEGN
- a CDS encoding coproporphyrinogen III oxidase produces the protein MIFCNIKMNENKLEEFVRVLLPEYYDILDETSKKKVYINVTEKNNIIKVETVLKDNTFPEKGHDRGKINFQYKKIGLTYNDQQEVMVKVSLLKLFDKENDYKWGALIGVRPTKIVRRFLDMGLSYKEIEDILKNVYLVNDEKSKLLLEIVKRQQSYLDRKTAGIYIGIAYCPTKCTYCSFPAYLLKGKYAERYDEYFETLIKEIKETLKMVRELGIKISIIYIGGGTPSILSEREIEILLGTIKENYDFNDLKEFTFEAGRIDTLNEEKLKIIKKYEVNKISINPQSFNDKTLKLVNRYHNKEEFDKVYNIAKKLNLKINMDLIFGLPGETTEDILYTLEKVKKYNPENFTIHNLAIKNASKLNKENYKHGNKLNYEKIFEKLNEITTEKNLYPYYMYRQKNSFHWGENLGYSLLGCESIYNIEMIEENKVIIGIGAGAITKLIWKDNGKDNIKRFINPKDPLVWINEVEERLENKKQELKKLYCFREDNK